The sequence TGCCGAGGCCGGTTATAAACTGTCCGATTATGTCAAGCTGATCGGCTCCCAGGATGATCTGGGCACCTATTCACTTGATCTGAACCTGAGCTTCGAATTTTAGGATGAATAATTTGAACCACGAAACACACGAAAAGCACAAAAAAATACTTTCGTGTATTTCGTGTGTTTCGTGGTTAATATTCTTTTTTCAGCCCAGAAAGAAGCCAGGATTTGAAATGTCAAAAGTCTGGTGTAGCTTTTTAGCCGTCGTTATTCTTACATCTCTCCTGCTGATCCTGCCCTCAGCTTCCTGGTCAGCGGAAGATGAAGCCGTATTTTCCAACCGGGCGGTAACCGACCTTCGAATCGAGGTCAATGATCCGGCTATCAAGCCTCAAATCCAATATCTTCTTGACGTGCAGGTCGGCGACATGTTCAGCCAGAAAAAAATCGATCAGGGTATCAGCCGGATCAGGATGCTGAACATATTTTCTTCTGTCCAGGTAGAAAAAGAAGCGGATACTTCCGGCGTCAGGCTGAAGGTAATCGTTCAGAAACAGCCCATCATCGAAGACATCAATATTTCCGGTAACTATCCCCTGTTCAAGAACGAAGTCAATAAAGTCATCAGCGCCCGGATAGGCGACTGCTTCAATCCTGCAAACCTTCAGCAGAGTGCCCGTGATATTGAACAGCTCTACCGCTCTGAAGGGTATTATCAGGCCAGGGTATCGATCCGGTCGAAGGAATCCAGCTTACGGCAGAAGGTCAAAGTCACCTTCCGGATCGAGAAGGGATGGCGAACCAAAGTCCAGGAAGTGGAATTTGAGGAAAATGGAAAGCCAATCAAAGATGTCTTTGCCTTTCAGAGCATTCTGGGCATGTATGCGGGAAATATCCTGCGGGAGGTCAAACTCAAAAAGAATATCCGGCAGATGGAGAGTATTCTGGTTAACCAGGGATTCCTGAAAGCGAAGGTCAGCTATCGGGTGGTTCCCCGCTCGGCGGAAAATGCACTTTTAAAGATCATCATCGACCGCGGCAGGAAGGTTCAGGTAAGCTTTCAGGGAAATCACGCCATAAAGGATGCACAGCTTCGCAGTAAAATCACGCTCTATGAAAACCGCTCCTTTGCCGAATTCGATCTTCAGGAAAGTATCGAGGATATCAAAGGGCTCTATCTGGAGAAGGGTTTTTTATTTATCGATGCTTCGTATGAAAAAAAGATTGCCGATAATGGGGAAGTCCGGATTACTTTCCATATTCAGGAGGGAGAGAGGGTCTTTCTGGACCGGATTACCTTCAGCGGCAACCAGGGCATTTCCAGCAAGAAACTGCGCGGGCAGATGCTGATCCTCCAGAAGATAACCCCGTTTCAGCGAAACGCTTTTAACCGGCTGGTCTATGAGGAGGACCTGAAAGCCATAAAGGCCCTGTATGCCTTTGAGGGGTATCCCTGGGCTGAGGTCAGTGACGGGGAAACTACCTTGAGCCCTGACCGAAGGCGTATTTCCAAAACGGTTTCCATCCGGGAGGGTCCCCGGGTGGTGGTGGAGCGGGTTTCTTTTCAGGGAAATCGCCTCTTTCAGGATTCGGTGCTGGAAGCAAACCTGACCTTGCGGCCGGGAACCTTTTTTACAGAAAAAAAGTGGCAGGAAGATAGGAAAAGACTGGCTATTTTCTATACCAACAACGGCTATGTTTTTGTCAAAATAACCCCCAGGGTCGATTTCCATAAGGAGAAGGGTTCAGTGGAAATCACCTATACGATCGACGAGGGGTCGGAGGCGTTTTTCGGCAAATCCATTATCCGGGGGAATGTCAGGACACGGTATCCCGTCATTCGGGAATCCCTCGATTTTTCGGAAGGAGAAGCCTTCAGCTATCAGAAGGTTGTCGAAAGCAATAAAAATCTCAGTGATCTTGGCATCTTCCGGGCTGTCAGGGTAAAGCCGATCGGTCTTGAAAAACAGGAGCGGAAAACTGACATTCTGGTGGAAGTGGAAGAGATGAATACCGGCCGGGCCAACCTCGGAGTTGGCTTCAATTCGAGCCAGGGATACCGGGGGTACCTGGAGCTTCGGGAAGACAACGTGGCCGGAACCTCGCTGGGTACCACCCTGAGACTCGAATATTCGGGCATCGGCAAGCAGTACAATCTTTCTGACGGCGTCCAGTATGCCCGGAAAGTTACCCTGGGTCTCCATGATCCCCTGCTGCTGCCCAGGCAGAAAGTGGATGGCAATCTCGACCTGTTCGATAATTACGATGAGAAAACCGGCTATGACCTTCGCCAGAACGGTCTGAAAATCCGTCTGGGAAGATCGCTTAACAAAACCACAAAAATTTCCCTCACCTACCGCCTTGAGAGTGCCAGGCTGCATAACGTGGATGCTGCCCTGGATGATACCGATATCCCTGAGTCTGACCGGGAGCTGACCATCAGCAGCCTCAAGCCGGCACTCTCGTTCGATACCCGTGACAGTTTCTTTGATCCCCGGCGGGGAATCTATGCTCAGGTCGGATTTGAATTTGCCGGAGGATTTCTATCGGGAGAAAGCAATTTCTCGAAGCTGACAATCTCGACTGCCGAATTTTTCTCTCTCTCCCGCAGGCTGGTACTTGCTCTTGAAACAAGCGGCGGTAACGCCTGGGTACCCCTTCACGATAAACTTCCCATTCAAGAGCGGTTTTATGCCGGAGGACTGAACAGTGTCCGGGGATACCTCGAGGATTCCCTTGGTCCGCGGACTGAGGATGAGGATGTTCCTACCGGCGGGCGGGTATCTCTGGTCAATACCCTGGAGCTGAGATATGACCTCTACCGGCAACTGGACAGCCTCATTTTCTGTGATGCCGGTAATGTCTGGGACAGCCCGAAAGAACTGGACCTGGCTACGATGCGGGCCAGTGCAGGCCTTGGGCTTCGGCTGGTTACCCCGGTCGGTCCGATCCGGCTGGACCACGCCTGGATTCTGGATCGGAGGGAGGGAGAGCCAATCGGCAAATTTTATATCAGCGTCGGACATTTGTTTTAGGAGCAGGAGCCAGGAGACAGAAGTGAGGAGTCAGGAGGTAATGGTAACTGTCAAATGGGCAAGGTCTTCTCTTTTGGCTGGACGTTTCGAGATTTCCCACCAGGTTGAGAACGATTTACTTTCCCACCAGAGGCCGGAAATAAAGGGGCTTTTAAGGATAAGAAAACCTGACAGGATAATGATGTGTCATAGTGAAATTTCGTTTGATTACCATAATATTTTTAGGTATACTAAGGATACTGATAGATATTGACGATATTATCTTAAGGAGAAGATATGGAAAATAAAGAATTTATGACCACAAAGCAGGTAGCGGAATTTCTAACCCTGAGCATCCCATACATCAAGAAGCTGCTCAGGTTAAAAGCTATCCCGGCTTACAAAATTGGTAAGCGGTGGGTATTTGAGAAGAACGAAATTTTAAACTGGGTTGAATCTCAAAAACAAAAGGTAGCCACACGATGAGCATCGAGGTAATGGAATTATTCGATATCTTTTCAGGAACCTTCGGCAAGGAAAAGGCTCAGTTAGTAGTGAAGGATATTGAAGCGCTGATAAGTGACCATAAACGGGAATTGGCAGCGAAAGATGATGTCCGGGAAGTTAGAGATGATGTCCGGGAAGTTAGAGATGATGTCCGGGAAGTTAGAAGTGATATCCAGAAAGTTGATACTAGACTATCTGAAACCGAGCTTAAACTGACCAAAGAAATAGAATCGGTCAAACTGGAAATAGAGAAAGTCAGATCGGAGATAGAGCAGGCAAAAACCAGCACAGTTAAATGGGTTGTCGGTTGGGTTGCCGGTCTTTTGATTGCCTATACAGGAGCAATTTTCACCTTGCTTATGTTATTTAAGAAATAGTCGATCCCGGAAGCTGTTAGCGGCAGCATTCCAGAACCTAGCTGTCATTGGTCCGAACCTATGGGACCATACCCTCATCCCCTGTCAGGGTAAAAAAGACCTCTGTACGTATAAGCAGCAACAAAGTTTTATAATCATAACAGCACGCGGTCAATCACCCCGCCGCCCAGGACCTTATCTCCCTGGTAGAAAACCACAGACTGCCCTCTGGCGATTGATTTTTCCGGCTCCTGGAAGCGGACCAATACCGCATCATCGTCCTGATTTTCCAGGGGTACGATGATTACCGGACGGGGCCTGTGCCGGTAGCGGATCTGTGCCCAGGCTGCCAGGGGGTCTCCGGGTGCATCGGTCAGCATCCAGTTCATCCGGGTAGCTATCAGCTCATGGCGGTACGTCTCGGTTTCAGCGCCGACGATAACGGCATTTCGTTCCGGGTCGATGGAAAGGACATATAACGGTGATGGGTTATAGAGGCCAAGCCCCCGGCGCTGGCCGATCGTGTAGGAGTAAATCCCCTTATGGCTGCCGAGCACTTCTCCCTGCCGGTTCAGAATCGGCCCGCTGCCCCTGTCCTGATACTCTTTCCGGCTCCTTAAAAATCCGGTATAATCACCCTGCGGGAGGAAGCAGATTTCCTGGCTTTCCGGCTTATCATGCACCGGCAGATCAAACTCTCTGGCCATGATTCGGATATCTTCCTTAGTATATGAACCCAGGGGAAACAGAATATGCCGAAGCTGTGCCTGCGTCAGGGTATAGAGGAAATAGGACTGGTCCTTGCGCTCATCCCTGGCCCGCTGCAAATAGAATCTTTTTGATTCCGGGTCTTGAGCCAGGGATACATAATGGCCGGTGGCCAGAAAATCAAACCCCATCGCGCGGGCTGTGTCAAGGAGAGCGCCGAATTTTATCCCCCGATTGCAGGGAATGCAGGGGTTTGGCGTCCTGCCAGCCAGATATTCCCGGCAGAAATACTCGACTACCTCCTTCTGGAATTCCTGCCGGACATCGATAGCATAAAAAGGAATGTCCAGCTTCCGGCAGACTCTTTGAGCATCCTCGGCTCCCTGGTGAGTTTCCCGGCTGGTGAGAGCAGGTCGAGATTCACCGCTGCCGGAAGAAGAAAATTTCGGCAGCATGAGGTGAGCTCCTGCTACCTCATGGCCCTGCCTGACCAGCAGGCAGGCGGCTGTCGAGGAATCCACCCCGCCGCTCATGGCTACCAGCACCCGTGAATTTTTCACCGGATTAATTCCGGCTCCTGCGTACATCATACACCTCGCTGCAAAATAATGATTGATTAACTCCGCCTTATATTTACCTTTCCCCAGAATCCTGCCCGGTCATCCTTGATAATGACTGCACCTTCCACTCCCTCGATCATTTGAGCAGCGGCCAGGGCCTGATCGATGTCTTCCGTGGTCTTGACCATGTTGCCGATCGCGGTGGCAGCGGCATCGGCCAGGGCGGCAGATGGGGAAATGATCACTACGGCGTCCGCCTGGCCAAAGCTCAGGGAGTGCCCGACGGTCCCGGAAGAGGTGCATATGCCCAGGGGGGACCATTCAGGCTCGATTTCCAGGGAAATTTTATTACTGAAGGGAGATTTCCCGGCAAATATTCTCACCCGGCGTTGTATGGAGCTGCACAGAAATATATCTCCGCCATTCTCAACAATGACCTGCTGACAATGATTAAGGAGTTCCCGGCCGACATGTTCCGCTACGGCACCGGCTACTGCCGCCATCGGCCCGACTCCGGCCTTCCGGCTGGCCAGGATCATGGAGGAGACAATCCCTGTGGCATTGCTGTCATCGGGCAGAGGCTCCAGGCTGGTCAGAAAGACAGGGTTTTGGCCGATGTACTGCTCCAGCACAGCCCGGCAGCTCAGCGTCGCTTTTCGCGCCTGCTCCTGCAAATTTTTCTCTGCCAGAATAAACAAATCCGTCTCCCTGACGACAACCGGGAAAGAAGTCAGGTCGTCAGACTGGCACCCGTGGCGGTATATTCTTGGTTCATACATATCAATGCATTATACCAGCTATGACCGTAAAAGGGTACACAAAAATTATGATGGGATATGATGGAATGCCTGAAATCCGGCAGTCTCGAAAATGCTTGCTATATTCTTATAACATGGTATTATGAGAGCCTTGAATTATCACCGAGGTTATCAGTGGGATTATCACTGAACAGGTACAGGGACAAAACCCGGGAACATATGACGGGGCAAAATCAGAGGTCAAAAGGTCATAACCCATGAAAAATGAATCGCAATCCTTATCTATTGGCATTTTCGCAGATCTTATCGGTTTACAGGATCTTCCCAGCCGCGGGCAGTTGCTGGGACGCCTGCGGATGCTGATGGACAAGATCAACACCACATTTCGCGACACCATCAAAGTTGATTTCATGATCATCACCGATACGGAATTCAAGGCCGCAGTTGACCGGAGTTTCCCCATGCAGGACTTTCTGGCTCTCTACGAAGAGGAATTCGGAAAAGATGTGGGAACCCACATCGGGATCGGGCTCGGAGCACTGGGGTCTCCCCAGGAAAAGGAGCCCGGCGGATGCTTCTATGCTGCCAGGGGGGCCATGACTCAGGCCAGAAAGACTGGACAGTATATAGTTTTTCAGGGATTCGAAGTGAATGAGGCCATTAATGCCCTGTTCTACTTTATCCATGAGATGAATGAGGCGATGACCGAGCGCCAGCGTAAAATCATTGATGTTTATCGCAAGAGCGGTGATATCGTCTCCGTAGCCAGTGAATTGTACCTTCCCAAACAGGCTGTGTTCGATTCGATCAAAGCCGCCAAGTACGATGTCTATAGCGCTGCCTGGCGCGGATTGCAGGAGCTTTTAAAGCTTGATATCCAGCTTCCCGCACCAGCAGGCGATCGACAGCGGCAGCAACAGCCTTATCAGCAACAGCAGCAATCTGCATACCGTGGCAAGGGTTATCAACGGGAATCAGCCCGCGGTCGCCGTGACCGTGAAGCTGGCCGCGGTCGCCGTGACCATGAAGGCGACCGTGAAGCCGCTGGCCGCACGTATCGGGGCCGTGAAGGCGATCGTACCTCTCGTGACCACGAAGCGGGCCGGGGCCATGAACAGGGCCGCAGCCATAAGTCAGCCTCCGGCTATCGATCGGCCCGTGGTGAAAGTCATCGACCGGGAAGGCCGGGGCCCAAAAGCCCGCGATCGAACAAACCCCGGCCAAACAAACCGGGCGGACAGAAAAAGGCCAGGCATCCACGAAACCCTCAATAATATAAAGCCAGAGGGCATTCAAACTTGTTATGCCTGTTTCTATTTTACTGCTTGATGTACTTCATTCGTATGGACATGAGGGTGTCCATCTTTCCACCTGGTAGCTTCCATGCCATCAAGTGTTCTCCACAAGCGTGAGGATTCAGCTTGCGCCTGCTTTGATCGTCCCCCCTTCAATCCATCCGAGAACCAGGTCTTTATCAGCCGATTTAGTTAATAAAAGGAGCTTTGCACCTACGTCATGATCATGCCCCGGCCCTGGGTTATCGCAGTGAGTTTACTTGTGCTCTTCCTCTCCATCAAATCCGGCACCTGGACAGCAGTATCCAGCTCCATCGACCGGGCAGCGGCATCCGTCCGAATGGCATACAATCCCGGCGACAGCACGCCATCATTCTCCCCTGGCGACCGCATAGCCCCATCCATCCTCGCACCATCCCCCTCAACAACCGCCCCCACCCCCCCCTCCGCCCGCGCACCATCCAGCCGCAGGCGTGAAGTCCCTGTCCATCAGAAAGCTGGCTTTCGCCTCAACGAGAGCCATACGAAAGTCGGCTGTACTGCCTGTCATCCCAAACGGCAGCGCACGGGGGGGAAGGAAAACGCGGGGAAGAAGAAGGAGAATTGCGGATTCTGCCACGGTTTTCAGCATGATCTCCCGGCAGGATTGACCTGCACGATGTGTCACTCCCTGGAGTCTTTTTCCCGGATTAATGATTATCGGCATCTTCTCAATGACTTCTGGCGGGTCGGGGTGCATAGGACGCTCTCCTGCCGTGAGTGTCATCCTGACCTGCGATTCAAGGGGACACCGCGAGAGTGCGTTTATTGCCACGTGGAGAGAAGGCAGGATGCTCCTCCTCCTCACGGGCTGAAGCTGGGCAATGATTGCCAGCAGTGCCATTCTCCGTATGGCTGGCAGCCGGTAAAGTTCCAGCACCCAGGATTTATCCTGGGGCCGGCCCATCGAAGCCTGAACTGTCTGGATTGCCATCCGGGCTATGAGTTTACCAATGTCCAGCCCTATTGCTATAGCTGCCATAAACGGGAGTTTCACGGCCTGGCCGGGTTTGATCATGCCGCAGCCGGGCTGCCCTACGATTGCCGCAAGTGCCATAGTCTGTACGCTTTCACCGCCCCGGTCTCCTACCGCGACCACCAGTCCGGGCTCATCACCCAGGGAAGACACAAGAGCGCAGCCTGTCTGGATTGCCATCGGCAGCGGGTCTTTTACGGGCTCAGCGGAGAGTGCCGGAACTGTCATCAAAAGGACTATAACGCTGCAAAAAACCCGAACCATGCATCCAGCGGCTTTCCCCTTGACTGTACGCTATGTCACGAGTCCACCGATTTTTCCTGGGAAAGCGGCTGGAAAGACCACCTGTGGTGGCCGCTCCAGGGTATGCACGCACTCCAGAGCTGCATCGATTGCCACCGGGACGGTGTTTATGCAGGAAAGAGCCCGCTCTGTGTGAGCTGCCATCAATCCGACTATGCGGGAGCAAAAGAGCCGGACCACCAGGCAATCGGATTGCCGACCAGTTGTGATCAGTGTCACCGGGACAGTCATACCTCCTGGAATCAGGCCACCTTCAATCATCCCTTGCCCCTGACCGCTCAGCATGCCGGTATCGGCTGCACGGAATGTCACAAGGAGCCGGGCAATTTCGCCGCTTTTGTCTGCACGGATTGCCATCTGCGTCAGAACACAAGTCCCCTTCACCGGGGGGTGAGCGGATATAGCTATGACAGTCAATCCTGCTATTATTGCCACCCTCAAGGGCAGAGCTGAAAAAGGGAAGGGGTGATATGGGGAAGAGAATAATTACCCTGTCCGGCTTCCTGATCCTCATAACCCTTGCGGGAGCTTTGCGGACACTGTGCCTGGCTGCTGAAGTTGAAGCGCAAGCGCCAGCCCAAGCCCATTCTCAAGCTCAAACTCACGGAGAGAAGATTAAATTTCGCGGCCAGATGCGGGCGGATTTTTCCCAATATTCGTATGAAGGGGCAGGGGATGGCAGGTGGCAGGCGGGTACGCGGTTCATGCTGAAGTCGGTTCGGCTTCCGGTCGAAGGGCTGGGGATGGAGACAGACTTTCGGTATCGGTATTACAACAGCGAGTGGAAGCGCAGCCTGAAGGCCCTGTATGAAATGGCGGTTTTTCACCGTCCGTCCGCTGAGGGCATCTATTGGAAAGGAGGGCGGTTCAACCTCTATGATCTTTCCGGCATCGGTGAGCTGGATGGTGTGGCCGCAGGGTGGAGCTTTTCCCGGAATTTTCTTGGCGGCCTGTACCGGGGATCGGAGCCGGACCTGACTGAAATCAAGACAGACACTGATTACCGGAAGACCGGCTTATTCCTCAATTACCACCAGCCGGGCGGGTTTCAGGCCATTGGTTCCTGGAATCAGATCACCTATGCCGGGCTGCGTGAGCGGACGTTTCTCTATGACCAGCTCTTTGTGCCGCTCTGGAAAAGGATCTACTGCTACCAGCATGCGGAGTACGAGCTTGGACCGCAGACAGAAGACCAGTTGAGCCGGTTTTTTTTCAACGGCCGCTTTGATCTGAACCGATCCATCTCCATGACCGGCTCGTATTACCAGGGGAAAGGGTATGATTATCACCGGATGCTCCTTGAGAAAACCAAGGCCGGGCTAACACCCGCCACCGAAGATCTTGAGCCGTATTACTGGTATCAGGACCTTGGCTTTCGGCTCAGCGGAAAACCAACGCAGGGACAGCGGATCAGCGGCCATATCTCAGTGGCCCAAAGGGAGAGGGGAGGGGACATTTTACCGCGCTGCGGGGTCAGCTATTTTATCGATGGGCTGCCGGGAGGGCTGCTCGGAGAAAGGGTAGGGGGGGGAGTGAACTTCAGCCGGTGCATTGAGGCTCAAACCATCGGAAGCCGCCGGGGAGCGCAAACCCGCAGGGACATGCTCTCCCTTGAAATGAATAGTGAGCTGAAGGACTGGCTCACCGTAAGCCTTGGCTATACCAATTATACCTTTCAACTGGTGGAGGAAGGGACCGAGATTATTTCTCCTCCTGATTCCAGCGAATATGAGCTTGGCTTTTCTGCCCGGGTCAGCCGGAAAT comes from bacterium and encodes:
- the bamA gene encoding outer membrane protein assembly factor BamA; translation: MSKVWCSFLAVVILTSLLLILPSASWSAEDEAVFSNRAVTDLRIEVNDPAIKPQIQYLLDVQVGDMFSQKKIDQGISRIRMLNIFSSVQVEKEADTSGVRLKVIVQKQPIIEDINISGNYPLFKNEVNKVISARIGDCFNPANLQQSARDIEQLYRSEGYYQARVSIRSKESSLRQKVKVTFRIEKGWRTKVQEVEFEENGKPIKDVFAFQSILGMYAGNILREVKLKKNIRQMESILVNQGFLKAKVSYRVVPRSAENALLKIIIDRGRKVQVSFQGNHAIKDAQLRSKITLYENRSFAEFDLQESIEDIKGLYLEKGFLFIDASYEKKIADNGEVRITFHIQEGERVFLDRITFSGNQGISSKKLRGQMLILQKITPFQRNAFNRLVYEEDLKAIKALYAFEGYPWAEVSDGETTLSPDRRRISKTVSIREGPRVVVERVSFQGNRLFQDSVLEANLTLRPGTFFTEKKWQEDRKRLAIFYTNNGYVFVKITPRVDFHKEKGSVEITYTIDEGSEAFFGKSIIRGNVRTRYPVIRESLDFSEGEAFSYQKVVESNKNLSDLGIFRAVRVKPIGLEKQERKTDILVEVEEMNTGRANLGVGFNSSQGYRGYLELREDNVAGTSLGTTLRLEYSGIGKQYNLSDGVQYARKVTLGLHDPLLLPRQKVDGNLDLFDNYDEKTGYDLRQNGLKIRLGRSLNKTTKISLTYRLESARLHNVDAALDDTDIPESDRELTISSLKPALSFDTRDSFFDPRRGIYAQVGFEFAGGFLSGESNFSKLTISTAEFFSLSRRLVLALETSGGNAWVPLHDKLPIQERFYAGGLNSVRGYLEDSLGPRTEDEDVPTGGRVSLVNTLELRYDLYRQLDSLIFCDAGNVWDSPKELDLATMRASAGLGLRLVTPVGPIRLDHAWILDRREGEPIGKFYISVGHLF
- a CDS encoding helix-turn-helix domain-containing protein; this translates as MENKEFMTTKQVAEFLTLSIPYIKKLLRLKAIPAYKIGKRWVFEKNEILNWVESQKQKVATR
- the mnmA gene encoding tRNA 2-thiouridine(34) synthase MnmA, translating into MMYAGAGINPVKNSRVLVAMSGGVDSSTAACLLVRQGHEVAGAHLMLPKFSSSGSGESRPALTSRETHQGAEDAQRVCRKLDIPFYAIDVRQEFQKEVVEYFCREYLAGRTPNPCIPCNRGIKFGALLDTARAMGFDFLATGHYVSLAQDPESKRFYLQRARDERKDQSYFLYTLTQAQLRHILFPLGSYTKEDIRIMAREFDLPVHDKPESQEICFLPQGDYTGFLRSRKEYQDRGSGPILNRQGEVLGSHKGIYSYTIGQRRGLGLYNPSPLYVLSIDPERNAVIVGAETETYRHELIATRMNWMLTDAPGDPLAAWAQIRYRHRPRPVIIVPLENQDDDAVLVRFQEPEKSIARGQSVVFYQGDKVLGGGVIDRVLL
- a CDS encoding UPF0280 family protein, with translation MYEPRIYRHGCQSDDLTSFPVVVRETDLFILAEKNLQEQARKATLSCRAVLEQYIGQNPVFLTSLEPLPDDSNATGIVSSMILASRKAGVGPMAAVAGAVAEHVGRELLNHCQQVIVENGGDIFLCSSIQRRVRIFAGKSPFSNKISLEIEPEWSPLGICTSSGTVGHSLSFGQADAVVIISPSAALADAAATAIGNMVKTTEDIDQALAAAQMIEGVEGAVIIKDDRAGFWGKVNIRRS
- a CDS encoding cytochrome c3 family protein produces the protein MIMPRPWVIAVSLLVLFLSIKSGTWTAVSSSIDRAAASVRMAYNPGDSTPSFSPGDRIAPSILAPSPSTTAPTPPSARAPSSRRREVPVHQKAGFRLNESHTKVGCTACHPKRQRTGGKENAGKKKENCGFCHGFQHDLPAGLTCTMCHSLESFSRINDYRHLLNDFWRVGVHRTLSCRECHPDLRFKGTPRECVYCHVERRQDAPPPHGLKLGNDCQQCHSPYGWQPVKFQHPGFILGPAHRSLNCLDCHPGYEFTNVQPYCYSCHKREFHGLAGFDHAAAGLPYDCRKCHSLYAFTAPVSYRDHQSGLITQGRHKSAACLDCHRQRVFYGLSGECRNCHQKDYNAAKNPNHASSGFPLDCTLCHESTDFSWESGWKDHLWWPLQGMHALQSCIDCHRDGVYAGKSPLCVSCHQSDYAGAKEPDHQAIGLPTSCDQCHRDSHTSWNQATFNHPLPLTAQHAGIGCTECHKEPGNFAAFVCTDCHLRQNTSPLHRGVSGYSYDSQSCYYCHPQGQS